A part of Roseitalea porphyridii genomic DNA contains:
- the uxaC gene encoding glucuronate isomerase translates to MSRKTAMLHPDRLLPADPAVRATARALYERVADAPIVSPHGHCEASWFAEDAPFPNAADLLITPDHYVLRMLASQGVSYEALGVPRADGSRADVDPREAFRLFAAHYHLFAGTPSRVWLDHALHVVLGVPERLGPATADAVFDHVAAQLASPAFRPRALYERFGIEVLATTDNATDTLDAHRALKALAFGRIVPTFRPDALTDPLREDFAASMQRLEEQTGENVTDWSGLLKALRARRADFARLGATATDHGVLAPVTADLPGPACQALLDKARAGTITADEAALFQAQMLTEMAAMSVEDGLVMQIHAGSRRNYAPSVFARYGRDKGYDIPATVAWADGLKPLLDRFGFEPNLRMVLYTLDETAYGRELAPLAGAFPTVLLGAPWWFFDSPEGMRRYRSQVIETAGFHNTAGFVDDTRAFLSIPARHDMARRMDAGFLAGLVAEHQIGTDEAFALIGELAGGLARRAYRTGTGQAAPGSDRATA, encoded by the coding sequence ATGTCCCGAAAGACCGCCATGCTCCATCCCGACAGGCTTCTTCCCGCCGACCCGGCCGTCCGGGCGACCGCGCGGGCCCTCTACGAACGGGTCGCCGACGCGCCGATCGTCTCCCCGCACGGCCATTGCGAGGCGTCCTGGTTCGCCGAGGACGCGCCGTTTCCGAACGCCGCCGACCTGCTGATCACGCCCGATCACTACGTGCTGCGCATGCTGGCCAGCCAGGGCGTGTCCTACGAGGCGCTGGGCGTGCCGCGCGCCGACGGAAGCCGCGCCGATGTCGACCCGCGCGAGGCGTTCCGGCTGTTCGCCGCGCACTATCATCTGTTCGCCGGCACGCCCTCGCGCGTCTGGCTCGATCACGCCCTTCATGTCGTGCTCGGCGTGCCCGAGCGGCTCGGCCCGGCGACCGCCGACGCGGTCTTCGATCATGTCGCCGCGCAACTCGCTTCGCCCGCCTTCCGGCCGCGCGCGCTCTACGAGCGGTTCGGCATCGAAGTCCTGGCGACCACCGACAATGCGACCGACACGCTCGATGCGCATCGGGCGCTGAAGGCGCTAGCCTTCGGCCGGATCGTGCCGACCTTCCGGCCGGACGCGCTCACCGACCCGCTGCGCGAGGATTTCGCCGCATCGATGCAAAGGCTCGAAGAGCAGACCGGCGAAAATGTCACCGACTGGTCCGGCTTGCTCAAGGCGCTGCGGGCGCGGCGCGCGGACTTCGCGCGGCTCGGCGCGACGGCGACCGACCATGGCGTTCTGGCGCCCGTCACCGCCGACCTGCCGGGGCCGGCCTGCCAGGCGCTGCTCGACAAGGCGAGGGCCGGCACGATCACCGCCGACGAGGCGGCGCTGTTTCAGGCGCAGATGCTCACCGAGATGGCCGCGATGAGCGTCGAGGACGGTCTGGTGATGCAGATCCATGCCGGCTCGCGCCGCAACTATGCGCCCTCGGTCTTCGCCCGCTACGGCCGCGACAAGGGCTACGACATTCCGGCCACGGTCGCCTGGGCGGACGGGCTCAAGCCGCTGCTCGACCGGTTCGGCTTCGAGCCGAACCTTCGGATGGTGCTCTATACGCTCGACGAGACCGCCTACGGACGCGAACTGGCGCCGCTCGCCGGCGCGTTTCCGACCGTGCTGCTGGGCGCGCCCTGGTGGTTCTTCGACAGTCCCGAGGGGATGCGCCGCTACCGGTCGCAGGTGATCGAGACGGCCGGGTTCCACAACACGGCCGGCTTCGTCGACGACACCCGCGCCTTCCTGTCGATCCCGGCGCGGCACGACATGGCCCGGCGCATGGACGCGGGCTTTCTCGCCGGGCTCGTCGCCGAACACCAGATCGGCACGGACGAGGCATTCGCGCTGATCGGGGAGCTTGCGGGCGGGCTTGCGCGCCGCGCCTATCGGACCGGCACGGGTCAGGCCGCGCCCGGCAGCGACCGGGCTACGGCATGA
- the speE gene encoding polyamine aminopropyltransferase, whose translation MAGKDSDWFAESLYPSVRFAFRAERVLHHEDTGHFELALIENAAFGKVLMLDGITQVTTGDEFIYHEMMSHVPILAHGAAKRVLIIGGGDCGLAEEVLKHRSVEGLTQVEIDASVVEFSRTHFGDFNAPVFDDDRFDLVIADGADYVATTEDRFDVAIVDSTDPVGPGAVLFTAAFYAGLHRVLNPGGVAVTQNGVPFFQKDELVGSMRDLGRSFALSAAYVAAIPTYVGGHMAMGFATDDAGKADVPLETLKARFAEAGLSTRYYTPAVHRAAFALPRFIEEAVEEGRARI comes from the coding sequence ATGGCCGGCAAGGACAGCGACTGGTTCGCCGAGAGTCTCTATCCCAGCGTCCGCTTCGCCTTTCGGGCGGAGCGGGTGCTGCATCACGAGGACACCGGCCATTTCGAACTGGCGCTGATCGAGAACGCGGCGTTCGGCAAGGTGCTGATGCTCGACGGCATCACCCAGGTGACCACCGGCGACGAGTTCATCTATCACGAGATGATGAGCCATGTGCCGATCCTGGCGCACGGGGCGGCGAAACGCGTGCTGATCATCGGCGGCGGCGATTGCGGCCTGGCCGAGGAGGTGCTCAAGCACCGGTCGGTCGAGGGGCTGACGCAGGTCGAGATCGACGCATCGGTGGTCGAGTTCTCGCGCACCCATTTCGGCGATTTCAACGCACCGGTGTTCGACGACGACCGGTTCGACCTGGTGATCGCCGACGGGGCCGACTATGTCGCGACGACCGAAGACCGGTTCGACGTCGCGATCGTCGATTCGACCGATCCGGTCGGGCCGGGGGCGGTGCTGTTCACGGCCGCGTTCTATGCCGGCCTGCACCGGGTGCTGAACCCGGGCGGCGTTGCCGTCACCCAGAACGGCGTGCCCTTCTTCCAGAAGGACGAACTGGTCGGCTCGATGCGCGATCTGGGCCGTTCGTTCGCGCTGTCGGCGGCCTATGTGGCGGCGATCCCGACCTATGTCGGCGGACACATGGCGATGGGCTTTGCCACCGACGATGCGGGCAAGGCCGACGTGCCGCTCGAAACGCTCAAGGCACGGTTCGCCGAGGCGGGTCTTTCGACGCGCTATTACACGCCGGCGGTGCACCGCGCCGCCTTCGCCCTGCCGCGCTTCATCGAAGAGGCGGTGGAAGAGGGCCGCGCGCGGATCTGA
- the speD gene encoding adenosylmethionine decarboxylase — protein MTHDALFQLGMDFADQSTSQTEDLNAPFAAADALPKDHFIERNGTKCAGAHLIIDLYEAERLDDIDHIEKAMVKCVEEAGATLLHIHLHSFEPMGCEVAGVSGVAVLAESHISIHSWPENGYAALDVFMCGDAQPEKCVEVLRRAFNPARIAVSELLRGKGV, from the coding sequence ATGACTCACGACGCCCTCTTCCAATTGGGGATGGACTTTGCGGACCAAAGCACCTCCCAAACGGAAGATCTGAACGCCCCTTTTGCGGCCGCTGACGCGCTGCCGAAGGATCATTTCATCGAACGCAACGGCACCAAGTGCGCCGGGGCGCATCTGATCATCGACTTGTACGAAGCCGAACGGCTCGACGACATCGACCATATCGAAAAGGCCATGGTCAAATGCGTCGAGGAAGCCGGCGCGACGCTGCTGCACATACACCTGCACAGCTTCGAGCCCATGGGCTGCGAGGTGGCCGGCGTGTCCGGCGTGGCGGTGCTGGCCGAGAGCCATATCTCGATCCATTCGTGGCCCGAGAACGGCTATGCGGCGCTCGACGTGTTCATGTGCGGCGACGCGCAGCCGGAAAAGTGCGTCGAGGTGCTGCGCCGGGCCTTCAACCCCGCCCGCATCGCCGTGTCGGAACTGCTGCGCGGCAAGGGCGTCTGA